In Phormidium yuhuli AB48, one genomic interval encodes:
- a CDS encoding hybrid sensor histidine kinase/response regulator, whose amino-acid sequence MTITIFLVEDEIILARSLSRKLKQLGYQVIGTATSGEDAIEKIIEHPPDVVLMDIVIQGEIDGIQTTQKLLKSIDIPVIYLTAYADDETLDRAEASGSYGYLLKPPKEREIHATLKMVLKKHKDARLLKQLIEKSKDSLEKKSQYLSMTSHDLRNPLTAIQMSSDMLKTFDESWDRQRKLKYFERIQRAITSINGMLDEVSLVSKAESGKLPFLPQPLDLVAFIQEIIAEFEPLSENKHQLQFQYEPIPETPVLDKILLRHILANLLINAIKYSPEGGVITLTLQPIPKGIEVQVADHGLGIPEADLCHLFDRHQRASNVSRIPGTGLGLYISQKAVECHGGSISVESQVGEGTTFSVKLPSCTCLDSSPLLQES is encoded by the coding sequence ATGACTATCACCATTTTTTTAGTTGAAGATGAAATCATTTTAGCCCGCAGCCTATCCCGTAAACTCAAGCAATTGGGATACCAGGTAATCGGAACTGCGACGTCAGGGGAGGATGCGATTGAAAAAATCATCGAACACCCTCCAGATGTTGTCCTCATGGATATTGTCATTCAAGGGGAAATAGATGGCATTCAAACCACCCAAAAACTGCTGAAGTCCATTGATATACCCGTGATATACCTGACCGCCTATGCCGACGATGAAACCCTTGATCGCGCCGAAGCATCTGGCTCCTATGGCTATCTTCTCAAACCGCCTAAAGAGCGTGAAATTCATGCCACATTAAAAATGGTATTAAAGAAACACAAAGATGCAAGATTACTGAAACAACTTATCGAAAAATCAAAAGATAGCCTCGAAAAAAAATCTCAATATCTCTCTATGACCTCTCATGATTTGCGGAATCCATTAACCGCCATTCAGATGTCATCGGATATGTTGAAAACTTTTGACGAGAGTTGGGATCGTCAACGAAAATTAAAATATTTCGAGAGAATTCAGCGAGCGATTACCAGCATAAACGGTATGCTCGATGAAGTGTCCTTAGTTTCCAAAGCTGAATCTGGTAAATTGCCCTTCTTACCCCAGCCTCTGGACTTGGTCGCTTTCATTCAAGAAATAATCGCTGAGTTTGAACCATTATCAGAAAATAAACATCAGTTGCAGTTCCAGTATGAGCCAATTCCTGAGACCCCAGTCTTGGATAAAATTCTCTTGCGTCATATCTTAGCCAACCTCCTGATCAATGCCATAAAATACTCCCCCGAAGGTGGCGTCATCACCCTAACGCTGCAACCCATTCCCAAGGGAATTGAGGTGCAAGTTGCCGACCATGGTCTTGGTATCCCTGAAGCCGATCTCTGTCATCTTTTTGATCGCCACCAACGGGCCTCAAATGTCTCTCGTATTCCTGGAACGGGTTTAGGACTCTATATCAGTCAAAAAGCCGTGGAATGCCATGGTGGAAGCATCAGCGTTGAGAGTCAAGTTGGGGAAGGAACCACCTTTAGCGTCAAACTTCCGAGTTGTACCTGTCTCGACAGCTCCCCGCTGCTTCAGGAATCCTAA
- a CDS encoding AAA family ATPase, with the protein MQIKKLKYYDDEYKWELARVDFLPNLNLLVGVSGVGKTRTLKAIYNLKAIANGASLNGVKWDVCFVGDDGHEYSWMGEFETQEEAILVDDSSDENQQVRLTNERLVCDNHGVLIERQGSDIVLNGQKTPKLSPFESVIELLKQEDQISPVKESLDNIILADSTSYGRFWSLPVGILRKFEKAKLSNLQKSGWPVHIKLSILHRAFPETFNRIKEAFISVFPNVSDVKIETIRGNNIPVELSDFFKEANTVSIKEKGVKDWIQNISSGMLKTLMYISELYLAPENSIILVDEFENSLGVNCLDSVTELILGDKGFQFFITSHHPYIINNVSPAYWKIVTRKGGVVTIKDSEDFHISESRQKAFIDLINVLEDDEDME; encoded by the coding sequence ATGCAAATCAAGAAATTAAAATACTATGATGACGAATATAAGTGGGAACTGGCAAGAGTCGATTTTTTACCGAATCTCAATCTTCTTGTTGGTGTATCTGGTGTAGGTAAGACAAGAACCCTCAAAGCTATTTATAATTTGAAGGCTATAGCTAACGGTGCATCGTTGAACGGAGTGAAATGGGATGTTTGCTTCGTAGGAGATGACGGACATGAGTACAGCTGGATGGGAGAGTTTGAAACGCAAGAGGAGGCAATTCTAGTTGATGACAGTTCAGATGAAAATCAGCAAGTCAGGCTCACCAACGAAAGATTAGTTTGTGATAATCATGGGGTTTTGATTGAGAGACAAGGCTCAGACATTGTTTTAAATGGGCAGAAGACTCCCAAACTATCACCTTTTGAGAGCGTTATTGAACTTCTCAAGCAAGAGGATCAGATCTCTCCTGTAAAGGAGTCTTTAGACAACATTATACTAGCCGACTCTACAAGCTATGGTAGATTTTGGAGCTTGCCAGTAGGTATTTTGAGGAAATTTGAAAAAGCTAAACTTTCTAACTTGCAGAAGAGCGGATGGCCAGTGCATATAAAACTATCTATTCTTCATAGAGCTTTCCCCGAAACTTTTAATAGAATTAAGGAAGCTTTTATATCAGTTTTCCCAAATGTCTCAGATGTAAAAATAGAGACAATTAGAGGTAATAATATTCCCGTTGAACTATCTGATTTCTTCAAAGAAGCTAATACTGTTAGTATTAAGGAAAAGGGTGTGAAGGACTGGATCCAAAATATATCTTCGGGAATGTTGAAGACGTTAATGTATATTAGCGAGTTGTACTTAGCCCCTGAAAATAGCATCATACTCGTTGATGAATTTGAAAATAGTTTGGGAGTTAATTGCTTGGACAGTGTTACTGAACTTATACTGGGAGATAAGGGGTTTCAATTTTTTATAACGAGTCATCACCCTTACATAATTAATAACGTTAGTCCTGCTTACTGGAAAATAGTGACTCGAAAAGGTGGAGTAGTCACTATTAAAGATTCGGAAGATTTTCATATATCTGAATCTAGACAAAAAGCTTTTATTGACTTAATAAACGTTTTAGAAGATGATGAGGATATGGAGTAA
- a CDS encoding RloB family protein: protein MNIYFLVEGQSTEKKIYPKWLQYLIPELKRVKYHDEVKNNNYYLISGKGYPSILGDALENAADKIRKTSKYDYLVICVDADEDLVEDRVRYIREVVRDKEINLGKTKLEVIVQNRCIETWLLGNRNIFHSRQPLLQGKLPEYVRYYDVSQDNPEEMGKYKEKNHADFHFKYLQEIFRSKNTAYTKKYPRDAAEKYYLEQLQKRVQEKPEDLKTFRFF, encoded by the coding sequence GTGAACATTTATTTTTTAGTAGAAGGACAGAGCACGGAGAAAAAAATATATCCTAAATGGCTTCAATATCTAATTCCCGAACTAAAACGAGTCAAGTATCACGATGAGGTCAAAAATAATAACTACTACCTCATCAGTGGCAAAGGCTATCCCAGCATTTTGGGTGATGCACTTGAGAACGCAGCTGATAAAATTCGCAAAACGTCAAAGTATGATTACCTTGTAATCTGTGTTGATGCAGATGAAGATTTAGTAGAAGATAGAGTTCGGTATATACGTGAAGTGGTGCGAGATAAAGAAATTAACTTAGGAAAGACTAAACTTGAAGTCATTGTGCAAAATCGCTGTATAGAAACTTGGTTGTTAGGAAATAGAAATATTTTTCACTCTAGACAACCATTACTCCAGGGAAAATTGCCAGAGTATGTAAGATACTATGATGTTTCTCAGGATAATCCAGAGGAGATGGGCAAATATAAAGAGAAAAATCATGCAGATTTTCATTTCAAGTACCTACAGGAAATTTTTAGATCAAAAAATACAGCTTACACTAAGAAGTATCCAAGAGATGCCGCTGAGAAATACTATCTTGAGCAACTGCAAAAAAGAGTGCAAGAAAAGCCAGAGGATCTCAAAACCTTTCGGTTTTTTTGA
- a CDS encoding type II toxin-antitoxin system RelN family antitoxin, translating into MKAIETTAIVSENGQLTLDKPLALNVNSRVRVIVLVTEPEDDPDDTPIAEIEEGLYQGWQDILGGRTKPVSQLWEGMDVD; encoded by the coding sequence ATGAAAGCTATTGAAACGACAGCTATCGTCTCAGAAAATGGGCAACTTACCCTAGATAAACCACTGGCACTTAACGTCAACAGCCGAGTTCGCGTGATTGTACTGGTCACTGAACCTGAAGATGACCCGGACGATACCCCCATCGCCGAGATTGAGGAAGGACTTTATCAAGGCTGGCAAGATATCTTAGGCGGCAGAACGAAACCCGTTTCCCAACTTTGGGAGGGTATGGATGTCGACTAA